Within Chitinivibrionia bacterium, the genomic segment CAAAACTATTTTTCTGAATGCGTTTACGGTTTCGGCAGTTGTGTCGATTTCGGTTAAAACGATTTCATTTCTTTCGTCTTCGATAATTTCTGTTGCGCCGATTTCCGCAATTTCCGCCGATTGTACTTGCTGAAGGCTTTGAATTTCTGCGTTCAACCTCTGAATTTCAAGTTGTGCGTTCAGTCGTTCAATCTCCGCTCGAAGCGTTTCCATTTCAGTTTCGGCAAACGCAAATGCCGCCGTAAGCATTGCAATAAAAATTGTTTTTCTCATAAAAACTCCTTTTTTTTAGTTTAACTTTTACTGTATGCCTATCAGCAAATATTGTGCCAAACGCGAAACTCCGCTTAAATTCGTGAAAAGTCAAATTTTTCGGATATAAAATATATCAAAGTGATATATCAAAAGTGTAAAATAATTACAGAAATAGAAAAAAATTGGCACTGTAGCTCGAAAACCGGACGCCTGCACACGCTACAATTAGGAGTACAGCGGTAAGATTTGCAATTTCTCCTCTTTTTTTATCGCGGAAAATAGTATTTTACTTCCATTATGTTGCCGATAACCGAAAAAAAAGACGAAATAATATCACTTCTCAAAAAAGAGCAAGTGCTGATTGTCAGCGGTGAAACAGGCTCGGGAAAAACGACCCAGCTTCCTCAATTCTGCCGAGAAATCGGACTTGCCGAACGCGGAAAAATCGCAATAACTCAGCCGCGAAGAATAGCCGCGACTTCGATTGCTCAGCGTATTGCAAGCGAATGCAAAACGCCTTTGGGCGAGCTTGTCGGCTACAAAATAAGATTTTCGCAAAAATTATCGCGCAATACCGAAATTCTATGTATGACCGACGGAATTTTGCTCCAAGAACTCGTAAACAACTCTAAAATGCTCGGATATTCGACAATAATTATAGACGAAGCGCACGAACGCTCGCTCAACATAGATTTAATACTCGGATATTTGCGAAAAATCCTGCCAACCCGTCCCGACCTGAAACTGATTATTTCATCGGCGACAATGGATACCTCGCTTTTCTCCGCAGCATTTAACAACGCTCCCGTAGTCGAAGTTTCGGGGCGAATGTTTCCCGTAGAAATAATTTACGACGATATTGAAAGCGGCGACGAAGGAAATTACGTTGAACGCGCCGTAAAATCGGTAGAATACATTCAAGACATTTCGGACGACGGCGATATTTTGGTTTTTATGCCGACGGAACGCGATATTTTAGAGACGGCGCGCAAACTTAAAGGGCGTTTGCGGCAAAACTCAACACTGATTTTACCGCTTTTTTCTCGCCTTACAAACGCCGAGCAAAACCGAATTTTCCAAGATACCGACGCGCGAAAAATTATCGTTTCCACCAATATTGCCGAAACGTCAATCACTCTGCCGAAAATTAAATACGTGGTCGATACGGGGCTTGTGCGAATTGCCAAATACGCGCCGAACTTGCGCACAAATCGTCTGCCCGTCGAAGAAATAAGCAAAGCCGAAGCAAAACAGCGAAGCGGAAGAAGCGGGCGCGTAAGCGACGGAGTTTGTATCAGGCTTTACTCCGAAAAAAACTTTGACGGTCGAGAAGATTTTAGGCTTCCCGAAATTCAACGCCTAAATCTTGCGGGTGTTATTTTGTCTATGCTGAACCTTAATTTGGGCGACATTAAAAAATTCCCTTTCATTCAACCGCCCGAACCGCGCCGAATTGACGACGCGGTGAATCAGTTGTACGAATTGGGGGCGGTTTCAAACAATATAAAAAATGACGACAAAAACGTAGGGGCGGGGTCTGCCCGCCCAAATACGCAAATGTTGCACAAGCAACAGGGCGGGCAAACCCCGCCCCTACAACTAACCCAAATAGGGCGCACAATGGCGAAATTTCCGCTTGAGCCGCATATTTCACGAATGATTATCGAGGCGCAAAAAATGGGGGTGAGCGAACAGGTTGCGATAATCGCCGCGGGGCTTTCGATAGTTGACCCGCGCGAACGTCCGACGGAACAAGCAGACGTCGCCGACAACGCGCACAAAAAATTTGAAGATATTTACTCCGATTTTATGTCTCTTCTTAAAACTTGGAGCGTTTTTAATAATTCCTTTGCCGAAACAAAAAAATCGCAGAGAACAATGCGCGATTATTGCGCCAACAATTTTTTGTCATTTAACAGAATGCGGGAATGGGGCGATATTTACGAACAAATCGCCGATACCTGCAAAGAATACGACCCAAATTTCGGTAAGGTAAACGTCGCCTTTGAAAATCTGACCGAAACGCATCGCTGGTCAATTCACCGCTCGATTTGCGCGGGACTTTTGGGAAATATCGCAACATTCGACAGCGAAAAAAACGCATATTCCGCAACAAAAGGTCGAGTGGTGCATATATTCCCCGGCAGTGTTCTTGCGGGCGGAAAAAAGCGAAAATCGCAATGGATTATGGCGCAACAAATCACCGAAACAAGCCGAGTTTTCGCTCGAACATTAGGACCTATAGACCCGAAATGGGTTATAGATTTTGCGCCTAATCTGATAAAACGAAAATACGGCATTCCGTATTACGACCCGAATATCGGAAGCGTTGTCGCCGAAGAACGCGTTCTTTTTTACGGCTTGGAAATAGCAAGCGGACAAAAGCGATTTTACGGAAATATAAATCCGAAAGAGGCGCGCCAAATCTTTATTCAATCGGCTTTAATCGAGGGAGCTACAAAGCAAAAATACGATTTTCTAATAAAAAACGCCGACCTTTTTAATAAATTAAGAACAATTTCGGACTACGAACTTTTAGATTTTTACGACAAACGAATTCCTGAAAATATCGCCTCCGACAATCAGTTAAGAGGCTTAATAAAAAAAGAAAAAGGCGACGACTTCCTCACAATGAAAGACGAAAGCGAAAATAAATATCCCGATTATCTCGAGGTCGGAAATACGCGTTTCAAGTTGTCATACAAGCGAAATTTCGGGCAGGACGACGACGGAATAACGGTAGAAATCCCCGAAAACGAAATGCCTTTTGTCGCCGATAATGTTATTGAGCAGATAAAAGCAAAAAAAATGCGCATAAAAACGATAGAAAATATCGGAGAACCAAAACTTAAAGCCTATCTTGAGCAAAAAACAATAAAGAATTATGATGAAATATTGGCGATAGAGGTAAGGGGAGATGTAAGGGCAGGTGTAAGGGCAGGTTTGAAACCTGCCCCTACTGATGTTATCGTTTCCAGTATCGCCGACGATTACGGTTATCCTGCAATAACGGCAA encodes:
- the hrpA gene encoding ATP-dependent RNA helicase HrpA: MLPITEKKDEIISLLKKEQVLIVSGETGSGKTTQLPQFCREIGLAERGKIAITQPRRIAATSIAQRIASECKTPLGELVGYKIRFSQKLSRNTEILCMTDGILLQELVNNSKMLGYSTIIIDEAHERSLNIDLILGYLRKILPTRPDLKLIISSATMDTSLFSAAFNNAPVVEVSGRMFPVEIIYDDIESGDEGNYVERAVKSVEYIQDISDDGDILVFMPTERDILETARKLKGRLRQNSTLILPLFSRLTNAEQNRIFQDTDARKIIVSTNIAETSITLPKIKYVVDTGLVRIAKYAPNLRTNRLPVEEISKAEAKQRSGRSGRVSDGVCIRLYSEKNFDGREDFRLPEIQRLNLAGVILSMLNLNLGDIKKFPFIQPPEPRRIDDAVNQLYELGAVSNNIKNDDKNVGAGSARPNTQMLHKQQGGQTPPLQLTQIGRTMAKFPLEPHISRMIIEAQKMGVSEQVAIIAAGLSIVDPRERPTEQADVADNAHKKFEDIYSDFMSLLKTWSVFNNSFAETKKSQRTMRDYCANNFLSFNRMREWGDIYEQIADTCKEYDPNFGKVNVAFENLTETHRWSIHRSICAGLLGNIATFDSEKNAYSATKGRVVHIFPGSVLAGGKKRKSQWIMAQQITETSRVFARTLGPIDPKWVIDFAPNLIKRKYGIPYYDPNIGSVVAEERVLFYGLEIASGQKRFYGNINPKEARQIFIQSALIEGATKQKYDFLIKNADLFNKLRTISDYELLDFYDKRIPENIASDNQLRGLIKKEKGDDFLTMKDESENKYPDYLEVGNTRFKLSYKRNFGQDDDGITVEIPENEMPFVADNVIEQIKAKKMRIKTIENIGEPKLKAYLEQKTIKNYDEILAIEVRGDVRAGVRAGLKPAPTDVIVSSIADDYGYPAITATKDGVNLVWYASLRAAQNNHKRGLAKLLELSITDDLMWLKRKLRTSPRLYDIVFEAVCFEITNVNTQEEFNVVRENRLEILKRNERNALDTLAKYKEAVIRVKCRLGAELRKMPNSKILKSIEEDLDIYEQEFNSGYCPLEIFERYPQYVEALICKIDKALNSPKHFEECEKTIRFYRNKAADLVETADNEFSRKFSFLVEELGIKLFAEPKIKPIENISVKKLEKFLEENKS